GTCGTGGCGGTCGGCTCGCCGCTGATCCGGCTGAAGGTCGAAGGCGACGGCGCAGGCCCCGAGGAGCCCGCTGCCGAAGCAGCTCCCGTCGAGGCCAAAGAGGAAGCCGCCAAGGCAGCTTCGGCCAAGGTCGCGGCGAAGACGGACCCTGCCCAGGCAGCGCCGCCGCCGGAACTCGCACGCACGCCCGCACCCGCGGCGAGGCCGCCGGCGCCGCCTGCCACCCTGAGACGCACGGCGGGCGAGAAGCCGATCGCCTCGCCCGCCGTGCGTCTCAGGGCGCGCGAAGCCGGCATCGACCTGCGCCAGGTGCGCGGCACCGGCCCGGCCGGCCGGATCGGCCATGAGGATCTCGACGCCTTCATCGCGCGCGGCCCGTCGAGCGAGCGGGCCGGCGGCGGCCTTGCCGAGAACCATTCCGTCGAGGACATCAAGGTGGTGGGCCTGCGCCGGCGCATCGCCGAGAAGATGGCGCTGTCGAAGTCGCGCATCCCGCACATCACCTATGTCGAGGAGGTTGACGTCACCGCGCTGGAGGACCTGCGCGCGGCGCTCAACAAGGCCAAGCGCGCCGACCAGGCGAAGCTCACCCTCCTGCCCTTCCTGATGCGCGCCATGGTCAAGGCACTGGCCGACCAGCCGGGCCTCAACGCCCTGTTCGACGACGATGCCGGCATCATCCACCAGCATGGCGGCATCCATATCGGCATTGCCGCGCAGACCCCGACGGGCCTCGTCGTGCCGGTGGTGAAACATGCCGAGGCGCGCGATCTCTGGAACTGCGCCGCGGAGGTGAACCGCCTGGCGGACGCCGCCAAGGCCGGCACCGTGACGCGCGAGGAGCTGACCGGCTCGACCATCACCATCACCTCGCTCGGCGCGATGGGCGGCGTGGTGACGACGCCAGTCATCAACTATCCGGAGGTCGCCATCGTCGGCGTCAACAAGATGATGATCCGCCCGGTCTGGGACGGCACGGGCTTCATCCCGCGCAAGATGATGAACCTCTCCTCCAGCTTCGACCATCGTGTCGTCGACGGCTGGGACGCCGCGGTCTTCGTCCAGCGCCTCAAGACGCTGCTCGAAACCCCGGCCATGATCTTCGTCGAGGGCTGACGCGATGAAAGAGATTTCCTGCAAGCTGCTGGTCATCGGCGGCGGCCCGGGCGGCTATATCGCCGCGATCCGCGCCGGCCAGCTCGGCCTCGACACCGTGATCGTCGAGAAGCGCAAGCTCGGCGGCACCTGCCTGACGATCGGCTGCATCCCCTCCAAGGCGCTCATCCATGCCGCGGAGGAGTTCGACAAGGCGAGCCACATGGCCGCCGGTACCAGCCCGCTCGGCATCACCGTGGCGAAGCCGGCGCTCGATCTGGCCAAGACCATCGCCTGGAAGGACGGCATCGTCGGCCGCCTCAACAGCGGCGTCGCGGGCCTCCTGAAGAAGGCGCGCGTCAAGATCGTCGGCGGCACCGCGCGCTTTCGCGACGGCAAGACCGTCGAGGTCGAGACCGAGACCGGCCTGCAGGTGATCCGCGCCGAGACGGTCGTCATCGCCACCGGCTCGGCGCCGGCCGAACTGCCTTTCCTGCCCTTCGGCGGACCGGTCATCTCCTCGACCGAAGCGCTCGCCCTGACCAGGCTGCCGAAGGCGCTCGCCATTGTCGGCGCCGGCTATATCGGCCTCGAGCTCGGCATGGCCTTCGCCAAGTTCGGCACCGCCGTGACCGTGGTCGAGGCCGAAGCGCGCATCCTGCCGCAATATGACGCCGAACTGACCCGGCCGGTCGCCAGGCGCCTCGGCGAGCTCGGCGTCGAGGTGCTGACCGGCGCCAAGGCCAAGGGGCTGGCGCCGAAGAGCGACGGACTGCTCGTCGAAACCGCCGCCGGCACCGACCGGCGCATCGCCGCCGACCGGATCCTCGTCACGGTCGGCCGCCGGCCGGTCACCGAGGGCTGGGGTCTCGAAGAGCTCGGTCTCGACATGGACGGCCGCTTCATCCGCATCGACGACCGCTGCCGGACCTCGATGCGCGGCATCTACGC
This portion of the bacterium YEK0313 genome encodes:
- the bkdB gene encoding Lipoamide acyltransferase component of branched-chain alpha-keto acid dehydrogenase complex gives rise to the protein MADHVIKLPDVGEGVAEAELVEWHVKVGDLVREDTVLAAVMTDKATVEIPSPVDGEITWLGAKIGDVVAVGSPLIRLKVEGDGAGPEEPAAEAAPVEAKEEAAKAASAKVAAKTDPAQAAPPPELARTPAPAARPPAPPATLRRTAGEKPIASPAVRLRAREAGIDLRQVRGTGPAGRIGHEDLDAFIARGPSSERAGGGLAENHSVEDIKVVGLRRRIAEKMALSKSRIPHITYVEEVDVTALEDLRAALNKAKRADQAKLTLLPFLMRAMVKALADQPGLNALFDDDAGIIHQHGGIHIGIAAQTPTGLVVPVVKHAEARDLWNCAAEVNRLADAAKAGTVTREELTGSTITITSLGAMGGVVTTPVINYPEVAIVGVNKMMIRPVWDGTGFIPRKMMNLSSSFDHRVVDGWDAAVFVQRLKTLLETPAMIFVEG
- the lpdV gene encoding Dihydrolipoyl dehydrogenase gives rise to the protein MKEISCKLLVIGGGPGGYIAAIRAGQLGLDTVIVEKRKLGGTCLTIGCIPSKALIHAAEEFDKASHMAAGTSPLGITVAKPALDLAKTIAWKDGIVGRLNSGVAGLLKKARVKIVGGTARFRDGKTVEVETETGLQVIRAETVVIATGSAPAELPFLPFGGPVISSTEALALTRLPKALAIVGAGYIGLELGMAFAKFGTAVTVVEAEARILPQYDAELTRPVARRLGELGVEVLTGAKAKGLAPKSDGLLVETAAGTDRRIAADRILVTVGRRPVTEGWGLEELGLDMDGRFIRIDDRCRTSMRGIYAIGDVTGEPMLAHRAMAQGEMVAEIVAGHARSWDKRAIAAVCFTDPEIVTVGLSPDAARVGGIEVKTGQFPFTANGRAMTMLGEAGFVRVVARADNHLVLGIQAVGQGVSELAAAFGLALEMGARLEDIAGTIHAHPTQGEGFQEAALKALGHALHI